In the genome of Bacteroidales bacterium, one region contains:
- a CDS encoding DUF4361 domain-containing protein: MADGRSVLNNSKTKIAVANLYAGTYQCVGVFTHPTAGPRPIDEEKFLTPISAYTCNIPAGDLGGSGYFVDITVDPVTNDVSFSNGVPVEILGSTTERSYYDPATGHFFLHYFYIGGTGARVIDEEYTPL, translated from the coding sequence ATGGCTGATGGTAGGAGTGTTCTGAACAACTCTAAAACAAAGATTGCAGTAGCAAACCTTTATGCTGGCACATATCAGTGTGTTGGAGTATTCACCCATCCTACTGCTGGACCAAGGCCAATTGACGAAGAAAAATTCTTAACCCCAATTAGCGCCTATACTTGCAATATCCCTGCAGGCGACCTCGGAGGATCAGGCTATTTTGTTGATATTACAGTTGATCCTGTAACCAACGATGTATCTTTTTCAAATGGAGTACCCGTTGAAATCCTTGGTTCAACCACTGAACGTTCCTATTATGATCCAGCCACTGGCCATTTCTTCCTCCATTATTTCTATATTGGCGGAACAGGTGCTCGCGTAATCGATGAAGAGTATACTCCTTTATAG
- a CDS encoding SusD/RagB family nutrient-binding outer membrane lipoprotein, with amino-acid sequence MDGATTDSLAADFIAKDVFGWDPAHAMELISTQRWAASFDQGLQSWIEWRRTGYPVLTPAEDGMNDGKIPVRFPYPTDEAARNPTNLSAGVGLLGGADDLNTKVWWDVD; translated from the coding sequence ATGGATGGTGCTACTACTGATTCATTAGCTGCTGATTTTATCGCCAAAGATGTGTTTGGCTGGGATCCTGCACATGCAATGGAACTTATCAGTACTCAACGTTGGGCAGCATCTTTCGACCAGGGCTTGCAAAGCTGGATCGAATGGAGAAGAACAGGTTACCCAGTGCTTACTCCTGCTGAAGATGGAATGAACGATGGTAAAATCCCCGTTCGCTTCCCTTACCCAACTGATGAAGCTGCCCGTAATCCAACCAATCTCTCAGCTGGCGTTGGACTGCTCGGTGGTGCTGATGATCTGAATACCAAAGTTTGGTGGGATGTTGACTAA
- a CDS encoding SusD/RagB family nutrient-binding outer membrane lipoprotein: protein MKKIRIAGIAVALTAVLLIIGACTKDFESINTDPNNAGLEKAAPGMLLTSAIESMTDRVHEIFVGEEMGNCWAQHEAKCQYTDEDRYIYRTSVVNATWSSFYAANGMDVQTLYNVAVDRQHNNYQGIALVLKGYISTLLTDMFGPVPYTDAWKGSENTLPAYDSQETIYRDVIAKLETANSLLSEDGGDIEGDILFDNDIMKWKKFANSLRMRLLLRMSAKDAAFVTTEMSKMVADAATYPVFESNSDNAALQYLGSAPNNHPINENRKTRDDHRVSKTLTDMMWTNSPNLDYRICLYAEKSGRGTLLKECQMVSLLLKRLPIMMAGSKIHRRLVLKILLASSSSWYAHELCGTYSSFLLKPLSKDTFQVVTQLLRPSIMKVSMDPMRNLATLLSQLLMAMDTSQWMVLLLIH, encoded by the coding sequence ATGAAAAAAATACGAATCGCCGGAATTGCTGTTGCCTTAACTGCAGTTCTTTTAATAATAGGTGCCTGCACAAAAGATTTTGAGTCGATCAATACCGACCCTAACAATGCAGGCCTTGAAAAAGCTGCCCCCGGAATGCTTCTCACCAGTGCTATCGAGAGTATGACCGACCGCGTACATGAAATTTTCGTAGGGGAAGAAATGGGGAATTGCTGGGCTCAGCATGAAGCCAAATGTCAATATACCGATGAAGATCGTTATATCTATCGTACTTCTGTTGTTAATGCAACTTGGTCAAGCTTCTATGCTGCAAACGGAATGGACGTGCAAACCCTGTACAATGTTGCAGTCGATCGTCAACATAACAACTATCAGGGTATTGCCCTGGTCCTCAAAGGATATATCTCCACCCTGCTTACTGATATGTTCGGCCCGGTTCCTTATACCGATGCCTGGAAAGGTTCTGAGAACACTCTTCCTGCATATGATTCACAGGAAACCATCTATAGGGATGTAATTGCCAAACTGGAAACCGCCAACTCACTCTTGAGTGAAGATGGTGGCGATATCGAAGGTGATATACTTTTTGATAATGATATTATGAAATGGAAAAAATTCGCCAACTCTCTGAGAATGCGTCTTCTCCTTCGTATGTCAGCTAAAGATGCCGCTTTTGTTACTACTGAAATGTCAAAAATGGTAGCAGATGCTGCAACTTATCCAGTTTTTGAAAGCAATTCCGATAATGCTGCTCTCCAATATCTCGGATCTGCTCCAAATAACCACCCGATAAACGAAAACAGGAAAACCCGTGATGATCATCGTGTTAGTAAAACACTCACTGATATGATGTGGACAAATTCACCTAATCTTGATTATAGGATTTGCCTCTATGCTGAGAAATCAGGTCGTGGAACACTTTTGAAGGAATGCCAAATGGTCTCACTTCTGCTAAAGCGCTTGCCTATAATGATGGCGGGATCAAAAATACATCGAAGGTTGGTGCTAAAGATTTTACTGGCCAGCTCCTCTTCCTGGTATGCTCATGAGCTATGCGGAACTTACAGTTCATTCTTGCTGAAGCCGCTTTCAAAGGATACATTCCAGGTGGTAACACAGCTGCTGAGGCCTTCTATTATGAAGGTATCTATGGATCCTATGCGCAATTTGGCGACGCTCTTGTCACAGCTGTTGATGGCTATGGATACCTCCCAATGGATGGTGCTACTACTGATTCATTAG